The Scylla paramamosain isolate STU-SP2022 chromosome 20, ASM3559412v1, whole genome shotgun sequence nucleotide sequence tgtctaaAATCATCCTAGACTACAGTGGAAGGAACCCTACCATATCAACTAAGAGCTTAATTGTCTCTAGTTTTACAATCAAAGACAGACCagtaataatgccaagacactTTTAAGTCCACTATGGACTGGAGACAGCCAGGTAGTATGCCCCCTGCCAGGCATGCTCACCTCAACACCTTGCTGATGAACCATGCCCACCTGCATCTACATGAGACAGGGAGTCTCTCCAGAGATTCCCTTCTATTCCCTaaccttccctacccttccctacctttcccttccctaccctcccctcccttcccctccctttcagtTATATTATGGTAGCAATAATCCCTGCACTGTGTTACAGAAGCCTCATACATGTCACTCTCCTATGTATAATAGTATCTATTACACCCTTTCAGCATTTTCAGTTCTGCATAACTGTAATACACTCCTTATATCAAACACATCCAAGGCTCAAAACATCTGACGGCATCACATCTTGAAAAGTAATGCCTATTAAGGTTGCAATGAGGGTAGGTTATGCCAATTGTTGATGGGAAAATAATGGGTATTGTGTAATaaaatatatttatgtatacatTATCATATGAAGGTATAAAAATAGTCACTTTGTAAGGAGGCTTCCTTGACACCACAACAAAGCCTTGACTGCTTTTTATCAGACTTGGGTTGTTGCTATTTCTGCAGAGTCTATTTCATGAATTATCTATGACTTTTTAtttctgggaaaaaaagaaagaaatgctaATGGCAAACAATGTGACTAAAAAGAAATTTGAGTGCAAGAGGAATTAAGCAGTGCATAGAGGGCTTCATTACCCCCAGAGTAAGGATAAAGTTCTGTCCTCTTCTTTGTGAGCACAAGACAAATCATTTTCCCAGCAACATTTGACACTGACATATGCCTACTAATATGAGCAAGAAGTGAATTGTTTGTCATATGTACAGATAAATATAAGAATGTAAACCGTCCCATGATTAAATGTCCACGTGTAAGCCAGATTTCTCACACCACAGGGCCAACTTCCACATTAACCCTATAAAGACTAGTCGAGAGTTTTAAGTTCACCTCGCCAGCAGTCTAACTGAGCTCTGGTTGTCCACTACAACCCTGTGCTAGTTTCACCTTCATCCATATTTATGGGTTTTTGCCATAGTGGCTCAGACCCCTTGGTGTCTGTCTTCCCCCAGCCTAAAGAGGGTGGTCTGCCTGAGGACATAGCCCAAGCAGTGCTCTAGTTTCACAGCTTGCTGGTCCCCTTCAGCAGATGTTGGCAGGCTTGGTTACTGTATACAACTCTGAAGTTtaactttaacacacacacacacacacacacacacacacacacacacacacacacacacacacacacacacacacacacacacacacacacactccacacactAAACACAAATGCTCATCCATACACAAATGCACTTACAATGCAAGCATACATGCATACCtctgttaaacacacacacacacacagtataatcATACATATATGATGCAAGTAATATTGCATATCTTCACAATCTTACCATACACTATCAGCAAACTTTAGACAGTTGCAGCAACCAAAGCCTCATGAACAAAATCCTGCCGGCAGGGGATTATTTATGATAAGCCACCAAGGACAGTCCTTGGTAAGGAAGAGTTCATCAGGGTTATAAAAAATACTATTCAATTTGAGTGACTAATGTTAATTGTTATCTCTCAGTCAATGAAGCATCTGAGTAACCCAAAACACTGTAGACACCACTGATAACGGGAACCATCTTTGCACACAGATTGAACCACAGAGCTGGCCAGCTACTGGGACTGGTGGCTGGGGCTGGGAGGGAGCAGCTGGTGGGGTTgttaaggggagagagagccCGAGACCAGAAGAATATActagttttcttccatttaatTCAGTAACAGCATTAATGGTCTTAAAATATTAATATCATGAAGCTTCCTCAACATGTGCCTCCAAAACAATAAGAGGAGTTTTTTGGAAAGAAAACTAGTGCTGTCAGGTTTCAAACTCCCAAGTGGACACTGCGATACAGCCATTAACACAGCACGCTACATCTCCTATGGCTCATAGTGGAATACTGCAGCCTGGCACCACCACACTCCCCTCCACCAGATGGGTTGGGttagtttcaagacactcctgCGCTAACCTTCAGACAAACACTTTGGCCAGTGCATCTGCTCCCGCACTGGCAATGTAGGGCTTGCTAGGGTGGAAGGCCACATCAAATATACTCTCATCAAACTTCTTCCTGTGGGCTGTGATTTCTTGTACACACTGTTTACTATCCAGCTGCCACAAGCGGATACTGCAATCATGGCCTGTTGAGagtatgaaaattaataattcaTGCAAACAAATTCCTATCCATGAAGTTTTCCATCTATTCAAAATAATGTGTGAAGCATGAAAAGACCAATATTTACACAACTCACACTGTAGAGAATATCATAATCCTACACATATTTTATCTATATAACCAACATGAAATATATCTTTCACACTGGCTTTAATTCCCCCAAGGCATGCTCTTGATTATCTGTTGGAGTGAATATTTATTTGTAACACATTATTTTCTGCCTGTAGGGCAAGATGAATAATTCTTTACAAGTTAAATTACCACGTATGGAAATTTAAACACCAGCAACTGAGAAATATAAAATCTGTTTGAATTTAATACATCTAAAATAATGTAGAATTGACAAGATGAGATGCTGCCATAAGTGTCATTTCTATGGACaagaacagacagacactcactgCCAGAGAGGAGGTAGAGACCATTAGGGTCAACTGCCAGTGAGGTGACTATGGACaagaacagacagacactcactgCCAGAGAGGAGGTAGAGACCATTAGGGTCAACTGCCAGTGAGGTGACTGAGTCCAAGTGGGCCACCATGGACTGCACCAGCCGGCCACTGTTGTTGTCCCAGAAGCGGATGTGGCGATCCTCGTGGCCAGTAATGGTGAGTGGTAGCGTCGGGTGAGACACAACCTGGTGTGTAAGTCAATATCTATAATAAAAAAGCTGGTTTCATttcatacatatatgcatacatataccaaaaatgtctccccaaaaaaaaagtgtggtagccatgacaaggcacacaacttaAAACATTCACACCACTCTTGTAGCCCCTTGGactgacaaaaaaagagaatatactCCTGTACTCACTTTACAGGGATTGGTCACACAGCCAGGACAGTTTCATCAAGAGCAAGGCTCCTTCATAGCAAGTACTCTCTCCTACTACACCAAATTAATTTCATAATTACTACAATTACTCCAAACACCAGCCTGAGTGGCCCCTATATCAGCCACTGCCTCACCATGTTGCTAATCCATAAAAGTCTACCAATTTCCTATGGAGCTGCAGTGTCTGGTGGCCCTACAAGGTGGGGCTTCAGACTTACTCTGTTTATCTGTCGACTGATGGAATTGCTGCCCTGGTCAGGTTCTGTGTCCAGCCGCATCACAGGCTTGCCGGTCTCCAGGTCAAAGATGACACAGTTGGCAGTATTGAAGCTACACACAAACTGGTTACTTGACTCATAAACAAAGTCAACCGAGGTGGGTATGCCATCTGGAAACACAACAAAGAAGATCAGCAAACattaaaacatacatacatacatatgccaAAGACATATACCAAAGCTGTCTCCCCAAAGAAGGGTGGTAACTAAAACAGAGCACACAACTTTTACGTTCACACTCATTTACATCACTGTCTTAACACTTGGTCCCCAACAGAGAAAAGATAATATTCCTGACCTCATTTTATGGGGATCAGTAGCACAACTTGAACAATTTGGTCCAGGACAAGGCTTCTTCATAACAAGTACTCTTCCCTACCACTCCACTCCAAAAAATATTAATCAGCTACATGAAATGAACCTCAAGTACATGCAGGTATGTAAATCTGATAACAAACTGACAATGTCAACCAAATCTTTCATGAggttattttttcactttatgcCTTTCCCTGCTGTATAATATGGCTACAGCAGTGTTCTCTTTTTAGTACTAAAACTAAATGTCAAGAAGCTTCTACCGGAGCAGCAAACAACAAAGCCTATCCAACACACCTCTCTCCACAGAATATGTGTAGAGCAGAGGAGAGCGGGTGTCAGCTGACCACAATCTAACAGTGGAATCGGCAGCACAGGAGATGAGGTGCTGCCGCTGCGGGTTGAAGGTGAGGCCCCAGACGGCATCCGTGTGCCCAGATAAGCTGCCAGCCACCACACTTGGCTCTGCTCAAAATATTCAAACCATTAATTTCATCAAGAGGTACACAAAGGTGACATATTAACTTGATAGGAAAGATTATGACAAAGACAGGACTGGTAAGCAAGAATGAAACCAAAGCATATAAACATAAAACTCTTCAATTTTGACCACTCATTTATTGGAATTCAAGATGATAGTCAAAATATATTGGAATTCAAGATGATagtcaaaataaatagataacataaagactatttataaaaaaatttgaaaatttGTGAACCGAGTGCCTAAATACCTGAGACAGGTTGAGGATAAGAGGATGGTGGATTGGTGTGTAGGGTGAAGTCCTTAGGCATAAACAATCACAAATTTCTATTGTGACCACCTCCTCAAGGAAGTTCCACAAAAAAGGGTTTAAAGCAGACACATATATATGTAGAACAACAGACAGATATGAAGTCAGACAGATCAACCCACTAACAAGACTCACCGTAAGAGTCATAAGGATCTATGTTAGAAGATGGGATGTTCCAGATGCGTATGGTTCCATCTATGCCACCAGAATAGCACTTCTCCCCATCCCCACTCATGGCCAGACACAGCACAGGGCCCAGGTGGCCCCGAAAGGTGTACACAGGCTCTACATCCAAGGAGGCAGACCTGAGGTAGAGATTATGTTCTTTACTGTTTGCAGATGATCGATATTCCCTAGCTACCTGTATCTAGTCTGATATCAAACTACAGTGGAAAAATTTCAGTGTCACAAGCACTTCTCACCACACAACCTTAAACTGCATTACACTATGCTTTTATTCCAAAGATGTGTGGTTTTCTACAATCAATGTTTTCTTATTCAGACACTGTAATTTTACATTTACAAATACTCTAAGTCTACAGCCACATCTCTCACAGCCAACAAGCTCAAGAGCTGAGTGAGACAACAATGACCCTTACTTCTTAGCTGGCACAGTTTTCTGCAAGTTCCAGAGTTTGAGCGTTGCATCCTCAGAGGCTGTGATAAGAGTGGGTTCCTGGGGGTGGAAACAGAGTGCCCGCACTCCATCAAAGTGTGAGCGTAAGGTATATTTGGCCGTCCACGTCTTCCTAAAATTTTCTTTGGTTGATGAAATCtgtaaaaaaaagcactcaCATTAGGGAAAGacaatttttttaaatatttgtcaagaTACCAGGGAAACCTTAAGAATCAAAGGTCATGGCACTCATAAAGAGAGCAATCAAGTTGATGGTGACAGCACAAAACATCTAAATACTTACATCATACGAAGCATCTGCTTCATTATTGACAGTAAGCTGTGCCAGCTCCCCGAGGCCCTCCACTAGGGCATCATCCTCACCTCCAGGACCTCCGTACCCTCGCCTGGCTGGCCCAAACCCCATCACACCAGCTGCAGGAAAGACAATGAGCCTTCAGAAAGGAATCATAACTCAGGAAAGCACAGGCTGAGTGGATACTGCAGAAGGTCCTACTGTGTAAGGCATTGGTCGTTTGCTGATAGCACTGTATGACACAATGGCAACTCTACGTTGTTCTGCCACACTTCAGTGCTAAGCCAGCACAACCAGGTGCTATGAAgcccaacaacaataactgtaTTACTTTTGTCACCTTAGCTAAGTAGTCACATATTTAGGCACCCAATATGTCCTACTCTACCCAAAAGTTGACCTATACTGAAAGCAGCCTTAGTGTTTCAAATTAACATCCTGTGGCATTACAGCATTGGTGATATCACCTCAATTACTTCTCACTATTCACTAACTGCTAATTTTATTCAACTCATGTTATTGGACAACAGTCCAATTTACAAAGGTACTTTTAGCTATATACAAGCTCTTGAATGAAGTAAACTACACAGATTAATTATTATTCTATAAAGACCAAAAGGTAGTGTACAATAGGTAATGAGCAAATGTTGAAATCtgaaaaataatagcaatataCAATGACATATGTACAAGCTTGCAAGCCTGTAACACAGGGAAATACCAAGTAAAATAACCAACAGAGGGCAAGCACAGCAAGACCTCCAAAACCTACTCATCACATGTGGAGCACTTTTGTCTTTTCACTTCATGCCAAGCTCAAgcat carries:
- the LOC135110555 gene encoding striatin-3-like isoform X3, translated to MRLPRMDETSSQNQLAGSGSPAGVANRQNLEEPNQRIQYSIPGILHFIQHEWARFEMERSQWELERAELQAKIAFLNGERKGQENLKNDLVRRIKMLEYALKQERAKYHKLKYGTELVQGDMNPPVEEGGEEVRVDPDAILSTNTNVSWKQSRHLLRQYLQEIGYTDTIIDLRSNRVRSLLGISSGENEENHNSTPAVNGSDTTKRQPDPNRWNVSKKPQSTLEAQIRDAEKAVMENFDFLRSEGMEMDEDDDEEDAEEEEDVHGLKSPKVAKTLDVDDVDGEPVELDHEFPFLPDVEDNPPGVMGFGPARRGYGGPGGEDDALVEGLGELAQLTVNNEADASYDISSTKENFRKTWTAKYTLRSHFDGVRALCFHPQEPTLITASEDATLKLWNLQKTVPAKKSASLDVEPVYTFRGHLGPVLCLAMSGDGEKCYSGGIDGTIRIWNIPSSNIDPYDSYEPSVVAGSLSGHTDAVWGLTFNPQRQHLISCAADSTVRLWSADTRSPLLYTYSVERDGIPTSVDFVYESSNQFVCSFNTANCVIFDLETGKPVMRLDTEPDQGSNSISRQINRVVSHPTLPLTITGHEDRHIRFWDNNSGRLVQSMVAHLDSVTSLAVDPNGLYLLSGSHDCSIRLWQLDSKQCVQEITAHRKKFDESIFDVAFHPSKPYIASAGADALAKVFV